Proteins from a single region of Streptomyces spinoverrucosus:
- a CDS encoding CHAT domain-containing protein, translating into MTADDAQTIVDELRARREEILDALAETASDDPDAPALCALAGELSYRLHILADDPDDLGLAAQAFELAFEAPGDDEDWAAWRVAFGHVRAFQYDIDPRPELVDEVWALLTEGTGALPPDDADYASVRELGAQLLAACAKQRYLHCDGPARQRLELLDEALRRYEAAAATVEPGGQDAVDLAEARGFLYLERCELDRVPGDAEAAAAHYRSVLDAALPSSDLPLVRYSLGLALMVHGRATSDRDELEQAREEFGTALLEARQRTGSEPSWAWEAGIRSALVRFLLWANWKDQAQAAAAEVELNGLLADPADVERLVPVFLDSFGRLLYERASARGDGPGRDRAIGLIRRAIDIWVPERDGLVTVTALFLGMFQQSRYRDDPDPARLHDVTEACALVLRDDDFSTELRHSAQMMGLWAWTTLRDEHGITPASPDDIPEAMRVEGARDAYLGLLHDLDDGGIASLNFGDTDDDFPGIFKGLGGGVAFKEAFDKAYAFFAAQEKESDRALFALNLLSQGMLLDPHGTIITEAQKSELVDTVLSHRQDDPEWQRKAHAVVAQVRLREELRGSGRGMDTVLDHLARADAAGAGLATGVDDGVEAAGAGPAGGTDDRLGHGIDIARFAAMSHRGQTAGARDDLEAAGELWRRLRDSTALSPYQRRAMGGQQAGFEAQAAAQRGDLAATDAHIAELLAAHAELDPDDGTRIELWTMLENARSARDRLAHELGAPPAPPLAGRPAVAELRRAARGLPRDHRAWVLGDNGINRFMRAGQTGDPVAVTEAMELIQEAYDLADEGSDSKLRYGFCLGAGHCGLAESQRFPTARARHLAQGIALLEDAFRTAGGPEHRLYAGAGLALGRAYRTRGELRRDDKGMGRRTGLDALRGHAWAALLQSGTEHAAQAVAMATTTALEVAGWCLRDNALDEAVQALDACRGLLLHAATTSRTVPERLVAAGHDTLAEEWRAAGLASAPADPFTALQAPMSVPSALRRRVLAALTGTDATQDRLLDPPAPDEIATALRTLRKDALVYLVPAGEDTPGTAVVVTATGAVHSVPLPTLTEDAAALREYARAPHADAVRLAQDARDATPFAAARQDQRVMGPVPGWSGTRPDLPSLRERLDRLCGWAWYAGMRPLLDVFATRTGRAPRLVFVPMGTLGLVPWHAAWTQGPEGRRRYALHEAEISYAASARLLCDVAARPEAAHSGAALVVGNPTGDLRWAGAEADAVQRAFYPRGRFLGRREGGDADGPGTPQEVLSWLTGTDSPDEEGAVLHLACHASIARTARRTAHLSLHDGELAAEELTEAVAGAGRGRLGLVVLAACRSHVSGRGHNEAYSLATAFLVAGARSVVGSLWPVPDDATSVLMFLTHHFLRTEGEPPARALRRAQLWMLDPARDLPAGLPARLAERAAHIDPDDLSAWAGFTHLGQ; encoded by the coding sequence GTGACCGCTGACGACGCCCAGACCATCGTCGACGAACTCCGCGCCCGGCGCGAGGAGATCCTCGACGCCCTCGCCGAGACCGCCTCCGACGACCCGGACGCCCCCGCCCTGTGCGCGCTGGCCGGTGAGCTCAGCTACCGGCTGCACATCCTGGCGGACGACCCCGACGACCTGGGACTGGCCGCCCAGGCGTTCGAGCTCGCCTTCGAGGCACCCGGCGACGACGAGGACTGGGCGGCCTGGCGCGTCGCCTTCGGGCACGTCCGGGCCTTCCAGTACGACATCGACCCGCGCCCCGAACTCGTCGACGAGGTCTGGGCGCTGCTCACCGAGGGCACCGGCGCGCTGCCCCCGGACGACGCCGACTATGCCTCCGTACGAGAGCTCGGCGCGCAGCTGCTCGCGGCCTGTGCCAAACAGCGCTACCTGCACTGCGACGGACCCGCCCGGCAGCGCCTCGAACTGCTCGACGAGGCGCTGCGCCGGTACGAGGCGGCCGCCGCGACGGTGGAGCCCGGAGGTCAGGACGCCGTGGACCTGGCGGAGGCACGGGGCTTTCTGTATCTGGAGCGCTGCGAGCTGGACCGGGTGCCGGGCGACGCCGAGGCCGCCGCCGCCCACTACCGGTCCGTGCTCGACGCCGCGCTGCCCAGCAGCGACCTCCCCCTGGTCCGCTACAGCCTGGGCCTCGCCCTCATGGTGCACGGCAGGGCCACCTCCGACCGGGACGAACTGGAGCAGGCCCGCGAGGAGTTCGGCACCGCGCTGCTCGAAGCGCGGCAGCGGACCGGCAGCGAGCCGTCCTGGGCGTGGGAGGCGGGGATCCGCAGCGCCCTCGTCCGGTTCCTGCTCTGGGCCAACTGGAAGGACCAGGCGCAGGCCGCCGCGGCCGAGGTCGAGCTGAACGGGCTGCTCGCCGACCCCGCCGACGTCGAGCGGCTCGTGCCCGTGTTCCTCGACAGCTTCGGGCGGCTGCTGTACGAACGGGCGAGCGCGCGGGGCGACGGGCCGGGACGGGACCGGGCGATCGGCCTGATCCGGCGGGCGATCGACATCTGGGTGCCCGAGCGGGACGGGCTGGTCACCGTCACCGCGCTCTTCCTCGGAATGTTCCAGCAGAGCCGCTATCGGGACGACCCCGACCCCGCACGGTTGCACGACGTCACCGAGGCCTGCGCACTGGTCCTGCGGGACGACGACTTCTCCACGGAGTTGCGCCACAGCGCCCAGATGATGGGCCTGTGGGCGTGGACCACACTCAGGGACGAGCACGGCATCACCCCCGCCTCCCCGGACGACATCCCCGAGGCGATGCGCGTCGAGGGAGCCCGCGACGCCTACCTCGGCTTACTGCACGACCTCGACGACGGTGGCATCGCCTCGCTGAACTTCGGCGACACCGACGACGACTTCCCCGGCATCTTCAAGGGCCTGGGCGGTGGGGTCGCGTTCAAGGAGGCCTTCGACAAGGCGTACGCGTTCTTCGCCGCCCAGGAGAAGGAGTCCGACCGCGCGCTCTTCGCCCTCAACCTGCTGTCCCAGGGCATGCTCCTCGACCCGCACGGCACGATCATCACCGAGGCACAGAAGTCGGAACTCGTCGACACCGTCCTGTCGCACCGGCAGGACGACCCCGAGTGGCAGCGCAAGGCGCACGCCGTCGTCGCCCAGGTCCGGCTGCGCGAGGAGCTCAGGGGCTCCGGCCGCGGCATGGACACCGTCCTCGACCACCTCGCGCGGGCCGACGCGGCGGGCGCGGGCCTCGCAACGGGCGTCGACGACGGGGTCGAGGCGGCGGGCGCGGGCCCGGCGGGCGGCACCGACGACCGGCTCGGGCACGGCATCGACATCGCCCGGTTCGCCGCCATGAGCCACCGGGGGCAGACCGCCGGGGCCCGCGACGACCTGGAGGCCGCCGGCGAGCTGTGGCGGCGGCTGCGCGACAGCACCGCCCTGTCCCCTTACCAGCGCCGTGCGATGGGCGGCCAGCAGGCCGGGTTCGAGGCGCAGGCCGCCGCCCAGCGCGGCGACCTCGCGGCCACCGACGCGCACATCGCCGAACTGCTGGCCGCGCACGCGGAGCTGGACCCCGACGACGGCACCCGCATCGAGCTGTGGACGATGCTGGAGAACGCCCGCTCCGCCCGCGACCGCCTCGCCCACGAGCTGGGCGCCCCGCCCGCGCCGCCGCTCGCCGGCCGCCCGGCGGTGGCCGAACTGCGCCGGGCGGCCCGCGGGCTGCCCCGCGACCACCGGGCCTGGGTGCTCGGCGACAACGGCATCAACCGCTTCATGCGGGCCGGCCAGACCGGGGACCCGGTCGCCGTCACCGAGGCGATGGAGCTGATCCAGGAGGCGTACGACCTGGCCGACGAGGGCAGCGACAGCAAGCTGCGCTACGGCTTCTGCCTGGGCGCCGGTCACTGCGGGCTCGCCGAGTCACAGCGCTTCCCCACGGCCCGCGCCCGCCATCTCGCCCAGGGCATCGCCCTGCTGGAGGACGCCTTCCGCACCGCCGGCGGCCCCGAGCACCGCCTCTACGCGGGCGCCGGGCTCGCCCTCGGCCGCGCCTACCGCACCCGCGGCGAACTCCGCCGGGACGACAAGGGCATGGGGCGCCGCACCGGGCTCGACGCGCTGCGCGGGCACGCCTGGGCGGCACTGCTCCAGTCCGGTACCGAGCACGCCGCGCAGGCCGTGGCCATGGCGACCACGACCGCGCTGGAGGTCGCCGGCTGGTGTCTGCGCGACAACGCCCTCGACGAGGCCGTCCAGGCCCTCGACGCCTGCCGCGGCCTGCTGCTGCACGCCGCGACCACCTCACGCACGGTGCCCGAACGCCTCGTCGCGGCGGGCCACGACACGCTGGCCGAGGAGTGGCGTGCCGCGGGCCTCGCCTCCGCACCCGCCGACCCGTTCACCGCGCTCCAGGCGCCGATGTCCGTCCCGAGCGCCCTGCGCCGCCGCGTCCTGGCCGCCCTCACCGGCACGGACGCCACCCAGGACCGCCTCCTCGACCCGCCGGCCCCCGACGAGATCGCCACCGCCCTGCGCACCCTGCGCAAGGACGCCCTCGTCTACCTGGTCCCCGCCGGGGAGGACACCCCCGGCACCGCCGTCGTCGTCACCGCCACCGGCGCCGTCCACTCCGTGCCCCTGCCGACGCTCACGGAGGACGCGGCCGCGCTGCGCGAGTACGCCCGCGCCCCGCACGCCGACGCCGTCCGGCTCGCGCAGGACGCACGCGACGCGACGCCGTTCGCGGCGGCCCGGCAGGACCAGCGTGTGATGGGCCCCGTGCCCGGCTGGTCCGGCACCCGGCCGGACCTGCCGTCCCTGCGCGAACGGCTCGACCGGCTGTGCGGCTGGGCCTGGTACGCCGGGATGCGTCCGCTGCTCGACGTCTTCGCCACCCGCACCGGGCGGGCACCGCGGCTGGTGTTCGTGCCGATGGGCACCCTCGGCCTGGTCCCCTGGCACGCCGCCTGGACGCAGGGCCCGGAAGGGCGGCGCCGCTACGCCCTGCACGAGGCGGAGATCTCGTACGCCGCCTCCGCCCGCCTGCTGTGCGACGTGGCCGCCCGCCCCGAGGCCGCCCACTCGGGCGCCGCGCTCGTCGTCGGCAACCCCACCGGGGACCTGCGCTGGGCCGGTGCGGAGGCCGACGCGGTGCAGCGGGCCTTCTACCCGCGCGGCCGGTTCCTCGGGCGGCGCGAGGGCGGCGACGCCGACGGGCCCGGCACCCCGCAGGAGGTGCTGTCCTGGCTCACCGGCACGGACAGCCCCGACGAGGAGGGTGCCGTGCTGCACCTGGCCTGCCACGCCTCCATCGCCCGCACCGCCCGCCGCACCGCCCATCTCTCCCTGCACGACGGTGAGCTGGCCGCCGAGGAACTCACCGAGGCGGTCGCCGGGGCGGGCCGGGGCAGGCTCGGCCTGGTGGTGCTGGCCGCGTGCCGCAGCCATGTGTCGGGACGCGGGCACAACGAGGCGTACAGCCTGGCGACCGCGTTCCTGGTGGCCGGTGCCCGTTCGGTGGTCGGTTCACTGTGGCCGGTGCCGGACGACGCCACGTCGGTGCTGATGTTCCTCACCCACCACTTCCTGCGCACCGAGGGCGAGCCGCCCGCCAGGGCGCTGCGCCGGGCCCAGCTGTGGATGCTGGACCCCGCCCGCGACCTGCCCGCCGGCCTGCCCGCCCGGCTCGCCGAACGGGCCGCGCACATCGACCCGGACGACCTGAGCGCCTGGGCCGGGTTCACGCACCTCGGCCAGTAG
- a CDS encoding RES family NAD+ phosphorylase, whose product MPNYRPPEALTGTPGKVTLARGTLLYRIHGSHRGAADFNPRPSHCLYGGGRFDATSCDRYGYLYAGLSAAAAVCETLLRSLPFDPAGGPRLLQRRAVEGRRLSTLRLTADLCVLPLMTAQDLAAVHQDTWLVHTEAHEYPYTRDWAHWIRRHTQPWAQGLVWSSKREPADRTVVLFGDRCPDGALRCEEDEAVDFGTAEGREWLNSVLLPYYVQLAP is encoded by the coding sequence GTGCCCAACTACCGGCCGCCCGAGGCGCTCACCGGCACCCCCGGCAAGGTCACGCTGGCCCGCGGCACCCTGCTGTACCGCATCCACGGCTCCCACCGCGGCGCCGCCGACTTCAACCCCAGACCCTCGCACTGCCTGTACGGAGGCGGCCGCTTCGACGCCACCTCCTGCGACCGGTACGGCTATCTGTACGCCGGCCTGAGCGCGGCCGCCGCCGTGTGCGAGACCCTGCTGCGCTCCCTGCCCTTCGACCCGGCCGGCGGCCCCCGGCTGCTGCAGCGCCGGGCCGTCGAGGGGCGCCGCCTCAGCACCCTGAGGCTCACCGCCGACCTCTGCGTGCTGCCCCTGATGACCGCGCAGGACCTGGCCGCCGTACACCAGGACACCTGGCTGGTGCACACCGAGGCGCACGAGTACCCGTACACCCGGGACTGGGCGCACTGGATACGCCGGCACACCCAGCCGTGGGCGCAGGGCCTGGTGTGGTCGTCCAAGCGGGAACCGGCGGACCGGACCGTGGTGCTGTTCGGCGACCGCTGCCCGGACGGGGCGCTGCGCTGCGAGGAGGACGAGGCCGTGGATTTCGGCACGGCGGAGGGCCGGGAGTGGCTCAACTCCGTGCTGCTGCCCTACTACGTCCAACTCGCTCCGTAG